The proteins below come from a single Staphylococcus sp. MI 10-1553 genomic window:
- a CDS encoding type I toxin-antitoxin system Fst family toxin, translating to MLDFLVSIVAPSISGCIVVYFTYWLSKRNDKKKK from the coding sequence ATGCTAGACTTTCTAGTAAGTATAGTGGCCCCTAGCATTAGCGGCTGCATCGTTGTGTATTTTACATATTGGTTAAGTAAACGCAACGATAAAAAGAAAAAGTGA
- the hypR gene encoding redox-sensitive transcriptional regulator HypR, which produces MMNLEFNIAVHVLAFLNQHHGEVFNSQALAGNVCVNPVQLRRVMSKLQQEVYVKVVRGQKGGYLTTEDGPAIKLEALFRLFNRPENYGCLFTGHPSIHCEISQKIEQVMYGHYLTEQEIIANYYQHQTIGDILNQIREVKA; this is translated from the coding sequence ATGATGAACCTTGAATTTAATATTGCCGTGCACGTACTCGCATTTTTAAATCAACATCACGGAGAAGTATTTAATAGCCAAGCACTTGCAGGAAATGTCTGTGTCAATCCTGTGCAATTAAGACGTGTGATGTCAAAGTTGCAACAAGAAGTTTATGTTAAAGTGGTGCGTGGTCAAAAAGGGGGCTATCTCACTACGGAAGATGGACCAGCGATTAAGTTAGAAGCACTTTTTCGTTTGTTCAATCGCCCTGAGAACTATGGTTGCTTATTTACAGGACATCCTTCAATTCACTGTGAAATCTCACAAAAAATCGAACAAGTTATGTATGGCCACTATTTAACTGAACAAGAAATCATTGCAAACTATTACCAACATCAAACGATAGGTGATATTTTGAACCAAATTAGAGAGGTGAAAGCATAA
- the merA gene encoding hypothiocyanous acid reductase MerA, which translates to MEKYDLIVVGFGKAGKTLAKFAAQQGKKVAVIEKSAEMYGGTCINIGCIPSKVLVHDGIEAASFNDAMQRKRDVVSALNHKNYHNLADEDTVDVINMTASFKSAYEIVLLNAQGETVKTIEGTNIVINTGAKSVIPNIKGVDTSQRVYDSKAIMDLTQQPKRLVIVGGGYIALEFASIFANFGTEVTVLERADQILKKEDEAIAKQVTEDLTQKGIQFVYHAETEAIQDEADVTKVVTSQGTFEADAVLVATGRKPNTEGLNLEGAGVQLGKRGEVVVNDKLQTSVDHIYAVGDVNGGLQFTYISLDDFRIVKSQLFGNGQRTLEQRGAVPYTMFIDPPMSRVGMTAAEAREKGYDVLENQVPVNTMPRHKINNDTRGLFKAVVDAKSGQVLGATLYGQQSEELINIVKLAIDQQLSYAVLRDNIYTHPTMAESFNDLFNV; encoded by the coding sequence ATGGAAAAATACGATTTAATTGTTGTCGGATTTGGTAAAGCAGGGAAAACGTTGGCGAAATTTGCAGCCCAACAAGGTAAGAAAGTAGCAGTGATTGAAAAATCTGCTGAAATGTATGGGGGCACATGTATCAACATCGGTTGTATTCCATCAAAAGTATTAGTTCACGATGGGATTGAAGCGGCATCATTTAACGACGCAATGCAACGTAAACGCGATGTGGTCAGTGCATTAAACCACAAAAACTATCACAATCTTGCGGATGAAGACACAGTAGACGTCATTAATATGACAGCATCATTCAAATCTGCATATGAAATCGTCTTATTGAATGCACAAGGTGAAACAGTCAAAACGATTGAAGGTACAAATATTGTCATTAATACAGGTGCGAAGTCGGTCATTCCAAACATTAAAGGTGTCGATACATCGCAACGTGTCTATGATTCAAAAGCGATTATGGATTTAACGCAACAACCGAAACGTTTAGTGATTGTCGGTGGCGGCTATATCGCGCTTGAATTTGCATCAATTTTTGCGAATTTCGGTACAGAAGTCACTGTATTAGAACGCGCGGATCAAATCTTAAAAAAAGAAGATGAAGCGATTGCGAAACAAGTGACAGAAGATCTAACACAAAAAGGCATTCAATTCGTTTATCATGCTGAAACTGAAGCGATTCAAGATGAAGCAGATGTGACAAAAGTGGTGACAAGTCAAGGGACATTTGAAGCGGATGCTGTACTTGTGGCAACAGGGCGCAAACCGAATACAGAAGGCTTAAACTTAGAAGGAGCAGGTGTTCAATTAGGAAAACGTGGAGAAGTCGTTGTGAATGACAAACTGCAAACGTCTGTGGATCACATTTATGCAGTCGGTGATGTCAATGGTGGCTTGCAATTTACGTATATTTCATTGGATGACTTTAGAATTGTGAAATCTCAATTGTTCGGCAATGGTCAACGCACACTTGAACAACGTGGTGCCGTTCCTTATACAATGTTTATCGATCCACCGATGTCACGTGTCGGTATGACTGCCGCAGAAGCACGTGAAAAAGGTTATGATGTCCTTGAAAATCAAGTGCCAGTGAACACTATGCCACGTCATAAAATCAATAATGATACGAGAGGCTTGTTCAAAGCGGTGGTAGATGCGAAGTCAGGCCAAGTGTTAGGGGCTACATTGTATGGTCAGCAGTCTGAGGAACTTATCAATATTGTGAAATTAGCGATTGATCAACAGTTGTCGTATGCAGTGTTGAGAGATAATATTTATACACATCCAACAATGGCGGAGTCGTTTAACGATTTGTTTAATGTCTAG